A window of the Dickeya dianthicola NCPPB 453 genome harbors these coding sequences:
- the putA gene encoding trifunctional transcriptional regulator/proline dehydrogenase/L-glutamate gamma-semialdehyde dehydrogenase, translating into MGTTTMGVKLDEATRERLKAVAQRIDRTPHWLIKQAIFSYLERLESGADTPEIPHPVGQDLIEAAEIMPQLPQEETHQPFLNFAEQVLPQSVLRSAITAAYRRPETEMVPMLLEQARMPGAVSHAASALAAGLAEKLRRQKNSGGRAGMVQSLLQEFSLSSQEGVALMCLAEALLRIPDKPTRDALIRDKISTGNWQSHVGRSASLFVNAAAWGLLVTGKLVSTHNESHLSGALNRIISKSGEPLVRKGVDMAMRLMGEQFVAGETIAEALANARKREERGFRYSYDMLGEAALTGDDAEAYLTAYQQAIHAIGKAAGGRGIYEGPGISIKLSALHPRYSRAQYERVMDELYPRLLALTLLARQYDIGINIDAEEADRLELSLDLLERLCFEPRLAGWNGIGFVIQAYQKRCPFVIDALVDLARRSQRRLMIRLVKGAYWDSEIKRAQMDGLEGYPVYTRKLYTDVSYLACARRLLAAPNLIYPQFATHNAHTLSAIYHLAGNNYYPGQYEFQCLHGMGEPLYEQVVGKAADGKLNRPCRIYAPVGTHETLLAYLVRRLLENGANTSFVNRIADPSVALEALVADPVSETEALAARDGLVGQPHPRIPLPRALYGGTRRNAGGLDLSSEHRLASLSSALLTSAARSWQAQPMLAVEGDSGGDSRPVINPAEQRDVVGYVREAQPQDIAQALEQAASAGDIWFATPAAERAAILSRAADLLESRQQHLLGLLVREAGKTLANAVAEVREAVDFLRYYAAQVSETFNNHDYRPLGPVVCISPWNFPLAIFTGQIAAALAAGNSVLAKPAEQTPLIAAQAVQILHEAGVPVGVLQLLPGAGETVGAALVRDERVRGVMFTGSTVVAAQLQRMLAGRLDPQGRTTPLIAETGGINAMIVDSSALTEQVVADVVTSAFDSAGQRCSALRLLCVQEEVAEKTLAMLRGAIAECRMGNPERLSTDIGPLIDAEAKQRIARHIQTLRTKGRPVFQAAWPNSQDQQEWARGHFIPPTLIELESVGDLQQEVFGPVLHVVRYSRNQLDALIGHINAAGYGLTLGLHTRIDETINRVTSQATVGNLYVNRNMVGAVVGVQPFGGEGLSGTGPKAGGPLYLHRLLSHRPQDAAIRTLARQDRERPADVAARQPLLAGLQALASWARQVQRDVLVSCCQRYGELTQSGTVRVLPGPTGERDTYTLLPREQVLCVADNDDDALVQLAAVLAVGSRALWVEAPERQALYRQLPEAVQTRVAFCRDGVTDDSRFDAVIFHGDADRLRHLSEQLAQRDGAIVGVQGLSRGETDIVLERLLIERSLSINTAAAGGNASLMTIG; encoded by the coding sequence ATGGGCACCACTACTATGGGCGTTAAGCTCGATGAGGCCACGCGCGAGCGTCTCAAAGCCGTGGCGCAGCGCATTGACCGCACGCCGCACTGGCTGATTAAACAGGCCATTTTCAGCTATCTCGAACGCCTTGAAAGTGGTGCGGACACGCCTGAAATTCCTCATCCGGTCGGGCAGGACCTGATTGAGGCGGCAGAGATTATGCCGCAATTGCCACAAGAAGAAACCCATCAACCGTTTCTGAACTTCGCTGAACAGGTGTTGCCGCAGTCGGTGCTGCGCTCGGCTATTACCGCCGCGTACCGGCGGCCGGAAACGGAAATGGTGCCGATGCTGCTGGAGCAGGCACGTATGCCGGGCGCTGTGTCGCACGCGGCCAGCGCGCTGGCGGCAGGGTTGGCTGAGAAATTACGCAGGCAGAAAAACAGCGGCGGGCGTGCCGGCATGGTGCAGAGCCTGTTGCAGGAATTCTCGCTGTCGTCGCAAGAAGGAGTGGCGCTGATGTGTCTGGCGGAAGCGCTGCTGCGTATCCCGGACAAACCCACGCGGGATGCGTTGATCCGCGACAAAATCAGTACCGGCAACTGGCAGTCGCACGTCGGGCGCAGCGCCTCGTTGTTCGTCAACGCCGCCGCCTGGGGATTGCTGGTCACCGGTAAGCTGGTTTCCACTCACAACGAATCCCATCTTTCCGGCGCGCTCAACCGTATTATCAGCAAAAGCGGCGAGCCGCTGGTGCGTAAAGGCGTGGACATGGCGATGCGGCTGATGGGCGAGCAGTTCGTGGCCGGGGAAACCATCGCCGAGGCGCTGGCGAATGCCCGTAAGCGGGAAGAGCGTGGTTTCCGTTATTCCTACGATATGCTGGGCGAGGCGGCGCTGACCGGCGATGACGCCGAGGCCTATTTAACCGCCTACCAGCAGGCGATTCACGCCATCGGTAAAGCCGCTGGCGGACGCGGTATTTACGAAGGGCCGGGTATTTCCATCAAACTGTCGGCGTTGCATCCGCGTTACAGCCGGGCACAGTACGAGCGGGTGATGGACGAGCTTTATCCGCGCCTGCTGGCGCTGACGCTGCTGGCGCGGCAATACGATATCGGCATCAACATCGATGCCGAAGAGGCCGACCGGCTGGAGCTGTCGCTCGATTTACTGGAACGCCTGTGTTTTGAACCCCGACTGGCGGGGTGGAACGGCATCGGCTTTGTGATTCAGGCTTACCAGAAACGCTGTCCGTTCGTGATTGACGCGCTGGTCGATCTGGCGCGCCGCAGCCAACGGCGGCTGATGATTCGGCTGGTGAAAGGCGCCTACTGGGACAGTGAAATCAAGCGCGCCCAGATGGACGGGCTGGAAGGCTATCCGGTGTACACCCGCAAGCTGTACACCGATGTTTCCTATCTGGCCTGCGCCCGCCGCCTGCTGGCGGCGCCGAACCTGATTTACCCGCAGTTCGCCACCCACAACGCCCATACGCTCAGCGCTATCTACCATCTGGCGGGCAACAACTACTATCCGGGGCAGTATGAATTCCAGTGCCTGCACGGCATGGGCGAGCCCTTGTATGAGCAGGTGGTGGGTAAGGCGGCGGACGGCAAACTGAACCGCCCGTGCCGGATTTACGCACCGGTCGGCACCCATGAAACGCTGCTGGCTTATCTGGTGCGCCGGTTGCTGGAAAACGGCGCCAACACCTCGTTTGTCAACCGGATTGCCGACCCGTCGGTGGCGCTGGAGGCGCTGGTGGCCGACCCGGTAAGCGAAACGGAAGCGCTGGCGGCGCGTGACGGGCTGGTCGGGCAACCGCATCCGCGTATTCCGTTGCCGCGAGCGCTCTATGGCGGCACGCGGCGCAATGCCGGCGGGTTGGATTTGTCCAGCGAGCACCGGCTGGCGTCGCTGTCCAGCGCATTACTGACCAGCGCCGCCCGGTCGTGGCAGGCGCAACCGATGCTGGCCGTTGAGGGCGATAGCGGTGGCGACAGCCGGCCGGTGATTAACCCGGCGGAGCAGCGCGATGTGGTGGGGTATGTGCGCGAGGCGCAACCGCAAGACATCGCGCAGGCATTGGAACAGGCTGCCAGCGCCGGCGATATCTGGTTTGCCACCCCGGCTGCCGAACGGGCGGCGATTCTGTCGCGCGCCGCCGACTTGCTGGAAAGCCGGCAACAGCATTTGTTGGGGTTGCTGGTGCGCGAGGCAGGTAAAACGCTGGCGAACGCGGTGGCGGAAGTGCGTGAAGCGGTGGATTTCCTGCGTTACTACGCCGCTCAGGTCAGCGAGACGTTCAACAATCATGACTATCGCCCGCTAGGGCCGGTGGTGTGTATCAGCCCGTGGAACTTTCCACTGGCGATTTTCACCGGCCAGATAGCGGCGGCGCTGGCGGCGGGTAACAGTGTGCTGGCCAAACCGGCGGAACAGACCCCGCTGATTGCCGCGCAGGCGGTACAGATACTGCACGAGGCCGGGGTGCCGGTCGGTGTGCTGCAATTGCTGCCGGGCGCCGGCGAAACCGTCGGCGCAGCACTGGTGCGCGACGAGCGGGTTCGAGGGGTGATGTTTACCGGCTCCACCGTTGTTGCCGCGCAGTTGCAGCGGATGCTGGCCGGACGGCTCGACCCGCAGGGGCGCACCACGCCGCTCATCGCCGAAACCGGCGGCATCAACGCGATGATTGTCGATTCCTCCGCGTTGACCGAGCAGGTGGTGGCGGATGTCGTGACCTCGGCGTTCGACAGCGCCGGCCAGCGTTGTTCGGCGTTGCGGCTGTTGTGCGTGCAAGAGGAAGTGGCGGAAAAAACCTTGGCGATGCTGCGTGGGGCGATAGCGGAGTGCCGCATGGGCAATCCGGAGCGGCTTTCCACCGACATCGGACCGTTGATCGACGCCGAGGCGAAACAGCGGATTGCGCGCCATATTCAAACCCTGAGAACGAAAGGGCGGCCGGTGTTTCAGGCGGCGTGGCCGAACAGTCAGGACCAGCAAGAGTGGGCGCGCGGGCATTTCATCCCGCCGACGTTGATTGAACTGGAGAGCGTGGGCGATTTGCAACAGGAGGTGTTCGGACCGGTGCTGCATGTGGTGCGTTACTCCCGTAATCAGCTGGATGCGCTTATCGGGCACATCAACGCCGCCGGTTACGGGCTCACGCTCGGCCTGCATACCCGGATTGACGAGACGATTAACCGGGTAACCAGCCAGGCGACGGTGGGCAACCTGTATGTGAACCGCAATATGGTCGGGGCGGTGGTCGGCGTGCAGCCGTTCGGCGGCGAAGGGTTGTCCGGTACCGGACCTAAAGCGGGCGGGCCGCTCTATCTTCACCGTTTGTTATCGCACCGTCCGCAGGACGCGGCGATACGGACGCTGGCCCGTCAGGACCGCGAGCGTCCGGCGGATGTCGCCGCACGCCAGCCGCTGCTGGCCGGATTGCAAGCGCTGGCGTCGTGGGCACGGCAGGTTCAGCGTGACGTGCTGGTTTCATGCTGCCAGCGTTATGGCGAACTGACGCAGAGCGGCACCGTGCGGGTGTTGCCCGGCCCCACCGGCGAGCGCGATACCTATACGCTGCTGCCGCGCGAGCAGGTGCTGTGCGTGGCGGATAATGACGATGACGCGCTGGTGCAACTGGCGGCGGTGCTGGCGGTGGGCAGCCGGGCGTTGTGGGTCGAGGCGCCCGAACGGCAGGCGCTGTATCGGCAACTGCCCGAGGCGGTGCAAACGCGGGTGGCGTTTTGTCGTGACGGGGTGACCGACGACAGCCGGTTTGACGCGGTGATTTTTCATGGCGACGCCGATCGGTTGCGCCACCTGAGCGAACAACTGGCGCAGCGCGACGGCGCGATTGTCGGCGTGCAGGGGTTGTCCCGCGGCGAAACCGACATTGTGCTGGAACGGCTGCTGATCGAGCGCTCGCTGAGCATCAACACCGCAGCGGCCGGCGGCAACGCCAGCCTGATGACGATAGGATAA
- the ppiC gene encoding peptidylprolyl isomerase PpiC: MLKERTMANTAAALHILVDTEQQATDILSQLEKGADFQQLAKKHSTCPSKHNGGDLGEFRKGDMVPDFDKAVFSCELLKPVGPVKTQFGYHIIKVLYRN, encoded by the coding sequence TTGCTAAAGGAGCGTACTATGGCAAATACCGCGGCAGCATTGCACATTCTGGTGGATACCGAACAACAGGCCACCGACATTCTGTCTCAACTGGAGAAGGGAGCAGATTTTCAGCAGTTGGCAAAAAAACATTCAACCTGCCCGTCAAAGCATAACGGCGGCGATTTGGGAGAATTCCGCAAAGGCGACATGGTGCCGGATTTTGATAAAGCGGTGTTTTCCTGCGAACTGCTCAAACCCGTCGGCCCGGTCAAAACCCAGTTCGGCTACCACATCATCAAGGTGCTGTACCGTAACTAA
- the rep gene encoding DNA helicase Rep: MRMNPSQQHAVEFVTGPCLVLAGAGSGKTRVITQKIAHLIRGCGYQARHIAAVTFTNKAAREMKERVAQTLGRKETRGLLIATFHTLGLEIIKREYAALGMKSNFSLFDDQDQLALLKELTELWLQNDKDLLQQLVSALSNWKNDLIDPAQAAALARSEQDRLFAHCYRLYDEHLRACNVLDFDDLILLPTLLLKRNEEVRERWQNRLRYLLVDEYQDTNTSQYELIKLLVGSRARFTVVGDDDQSIYSWRGARPQNLSLLQQDFPQLQVIKLEQNYRSSGRILKAANILIANNPHVFEKRLYSELGYGEELKIITANNEDHEAERVVGELIAHHFIRKTQYGDYAILYRGNHQSRLFEKVLMQNRIPYRISGGTSFFSRPEIKDLLAYLRVLTNPEDDSAFLRVVNTPKREIGPATLQKLGEWANQRNRSLFNASFDMGLSQTLSGRGLESLQRFTQWMGDIARLAEPEPVKAVRDLIHGLDYESWLYETSPSPKAAEMRMKNVNTLFTWMTEMLEGSDLDEPMTLTQVVTRFTLRDMMERNEAEEELEQVQLMTLHASKGLEFPYVYLVGMEEGLLPHQTSIDEDNIDEERRLAYVGITRAQKELTFTLCRERRQYGELIRPEPSRFLLELPQDDVMWETERKVASPQERMQKGQNHLANLRAQLAKARDKE; the protein is encoded by the coding sequence ATGCGCATGAATCCCAGCCAACAACACGCCGTTGAATTTGTGACCGGTCCCTGTCTGGTACTGGCCGGGGCGGGATCCGGCAAAACCCGGGTGATTACCCAGAAAATCGCGCACCTGATTCGTGGCTGCGGTTATCAGGCGCGCCACATCGCCGCGGTGACCTTTACCAATAAGGCCGCGCGGGAGATGAAGGAGCGTGTGGCGCAGACGCTGGGGCGTAAGGAAACCCGTGGTCTGCTGATCGCCACCTTCCATACGCTGGGGCTGGAGATCATCAAGCGCGAATACGCCGCGCTGGGCATGAAGTCCAATTTTTCGCTGTTTGACGATCAGGATCAGCTGGCGCTGCTGAAAGAGCTGACCGAGCTATGGTTGCAGAATGACAAAGACTTGCTGCAACAGCTGGTGTCCGCCCTGTCCAACTGGAAAAACGACCTGATTGACCCGGCGCAGGCGGCGGCGCTGGCGCGCTCGGAACAGGACCGGTTATTCGCGCATTGCTACCGTTTATATGACGAGCACCTGCGCGCCTGCAACGTGCTGGATTTTGATGACCTGATCCTGTTGCCGACGCTGCTGCTCAAACGTAATGAAGAAGTGCGTGAGCGCTGGCAGAACCGCCTGCGCTATCTGCTGGTGGACGAATATCAGGACACCAACACCAGCCAGTACGAGCTGATAAAGCTGCTGGTCGGCAGCCGGGCACGTTTTACCGTGGTGGGTGATGACGACCAGTCGATTTACTCCTGGCGCGGCGCCCGCCCGCAAAATTTGTCGCTGTTGCAGCAGGATTTTCCGCAGTTGCAGGTGATCAAGCTGGAGCAGAATTACCGCTCGTCCGGTCGTATTCTCAAGGCCGCCAATATTCTGATCGCCAACAACCCGCACGTGTTCGAAAAGCGGCTTTACTCCGAGCTGGGTTATGGCGAAGAGCTGAAAATCATCACCGCCAATAACGAAGACCACGAGGCCGAACGGGTGGTGGGGGAACTGATTGCCCATCACTTCATCCGGAAAACCCAGTACGGCGACTACGCTATTCTTTATCGCGGCAACCATCAGTCGCGGTTGTTTGAAAAAGTGCTGATGCAAAACCGCATCCCTTACCGCATTTCCGGCGGCACGTCGTTTTTCTCCCGCCCGGAAATCAAGGATTTGCTGGCTTATTTGCGCGTGCTGACCAACCCGGAAGACGACAGCGCGTTTCTGCGCGTCGTGAATACGCCGAAGCGCGAAATCGGCCCGGCGACATTGCAGAAGCTGGGCGAGTGGGCCAATCAGCGTAATCGCAGCCTGTTCAACGCCAGCTTCGACATGGGGCTGAGCCAGACCCTGAGCGGGCGCGGGCTGGAGTCATTGCAGCGTTTCACCCAGTGGATGGGCGACATCGCCCGGCTGGCGGAGCCAGAGCCGGTTAAGGCGGTGCGTGACCTGATCCACGGTCTGGATTACGAAAGCTGGTTGTACGAAACCTCGCCGAGTCCGAAGGCGGCGGAAATGCGCATGAAAAACGTCAATACGCTGTTTACCTGGATGACGGAGATGCTGGAAGGCAGCGACCTTGACGAGCCGATGACGCTGACTCAGGTGGTGACCCGGTTTACTCTGCGCGACATGATGGAGCGTAACGAAGCCGAGGAAGAGCTGGAGCAGGTGCAACTGATGACGCTGCACGCGTCCAAGGGGCTGGAGTTCCCGTATGTGTATCTGGTCGGCATGGAAGAAGGATTGTTGCCGCACCAGACCAGCATCGATGAGGATAATATCGATGAGGAGCGCCGTCTGGCCTATGTCGGTATCACCCGCGCGCAGAAAGAACTGACCTTCACCCTGTGTCGCGAGCGGCGGCAATATGGTGAGTTGATTCGCCCGGAGCCGAGCCGTTTTCTGCTGGAGTTGCCGCAGGACGATGTGATGTGGGAAACCGAACGCAAGGTCGCCAGCCCGCAGGAGCGGATGCAGAAAGGGCAGAACCATCTGGCTAACCTGCGCGCTCAACTGGCAAAGGCCAGAGACAAAGAGTGA